From the Corythoichthys intestinalis isolate RoL2023-P3 chromosome 6, ASM3026506v1, whole genome shotgun sequence genome, the window acttcatccaccactggttTATACAtctttggtagtgaatgagCTCAGAAGTGATGGAAAACCACAGTATCATGTCCCTATACTGTAGGTaatgtacagtacaggccaaaagttcggACAACcttctctttcttttttttcatgactatttacattgtaaattctcactgaaggtaataaaactatcaaTAAACATATGTGGAATTTTGTACTAAGCAAAAAAGGTGATACAATTTTCTAGTATTTTTAAagtgaagtgtgtccaaacaaTTTAATGCCAACACTTGATATATTTTAGTCCTTTGGGGCTAATTGGCTTGATGAATTAATATTCTCGGGTTAATTGATCTCAATGAATTTAACAAGTTGTGTAAGTGTATAATATCATTTTTTCTGGTCTAGTATTTTGCGCATGGGTTCATGATTTTACACACATAATGTGGAGAAAaagtttattaaaatatacttgCCTTCCATGACGAGAAGACTGACGCAGGGCTGATAAGGTTGGGGTTGAAGGGGCTGCGTCCCCCCATCAAACTATCTGTGCACACTTCGCAGGCTTCAGCGTCCCTCCAGTCCCAGTACGGGATGGTGAAGTTAAAATCTCCTGTTAACTTCCTTATCTCATTCTCCCAGTGAAGCAGGTAGACTCGATGCCAGGGTAGAAAGGCGGCAGATTCGTGAGCGAAGTCGATGTCGGTCCACACGTTCCCCGGTCCTCCCAGGAAGGCATCCCGTGACACGTAGTAGTGCATCCAAACAAACAGATCGTAGGTGTTGATGTCAGAGAACATAGGATTCTCACCATTTTCGCCCATCTCTGCTCTGGTTGCCGTGGAGATGACATAGTCAGGACTGATGGTGTTCTTGGCCAGGTTAAGGtaggagatgaacttttgttgcTCAGCAGCAGACAGGGTCAGGATGCTTCGCCTAACTGATTCCCTGTACTCTGCACAGTTTGCTCCCCAGTAGCCAAACTTGCACTCTCCACAGTTAAAACCGCCGTAGTTTCCAGCACAGCGACAGGTTCGATTGTAGAAAGCCAAAGGCCAGCGCTCCCGGTCGTCAATGCCGCTGTGAGGGTACTGCGGGCCGTCCGGCTCGTTTGACACGTCCACCTCTGTGCAGAAACCGCGACCTGATAGGGCACCGCACGCCGAGCCGTCTCCGTCCCACACTGGGCAACACTCTTTGGTACGTAGGCCCTCCGTGTTGGCACAGGGACGAGGGAATTGGCAGAAGCAACTCCCGAGAAACTGGAGAACAAGTGTGGCTGGAAACAGGCACCTCATGATCACTCACTACTGAttagaaagaaagaaagttaCCTCAacgatacagtatatgaaagaaATTTACCTTATTGATCAAAAGTACCTTTTTTTACGTTTGAGGATTTGGTCTACCAATCTGTTCCCCTTCAAGGCTCCAACCTCCTTCCACCCTCACTCTCCGCACCCTGCCTGCAGTCTACTGTTCTCTCCCAACTCATTGAGCTGATTTAGGGGTTGTCCTCAGACAAAATGTGTGCTCTCACACACTCGCAACTTTGTGTGTGCCCGCATACAACATCACATGCTTAGGATAATATTCCAGATTCTTTCAATTCTGTCTTGAGACCAGCTGACCTCTCCTCCACTACACCTCAGGCACAAATGTGTGACTGGGTGTACGTACCGCCCCTTCTCACAGGTTCCACTATTCAAAATTGCAATGTGGTTGAATTGgtggataaaacaaaaaaaaaaacaaaaacaaaaaggaagtACAACTTTAGGGGATGCATTGCTTTGAaaatttttagttttgtttgaCTTTGGGACAAGTGATTAACTCAGAAGTCATATGTCGAGTCTTCTTGAAGATATAATACTCTAAAGAATTTTTGGAATGAATTACAAATAAGGATATAAATCGGGCAAGTGTGTTGAACAGAGATAAACACAGGGGATTGTAGCATTGTTACCGATATTAAAATAGCACTCATTCCAACTCTGAACCtcagatacagtgtatcacaaaagtgagtacacccctcgcatttctgcagatatttaagtatgttttcatgggacaacactgacaaaatgacactttgacacaatgaaaagtagtctgtgtgcagcttttataatagagttaacttatttttccctcacagtaactcaaaatatagccattgatatccaaacccctggcaacaaaagtgagtacacccctttaaaaaacgtacatccctaaatgtccaaattgagaactgcttgtcattttccctccaacatgtcatgtgactcgttataggagtgctgtcagcattgctgcagagattgaagaggtgggcggtcagcctgttagtgctcagacaatACGCCAcagtctacatcaaattggtgtgcatggctgtcaccccaggaggaagcctcttctgatgatggtacacaagaactgagccaacttaaatatctgcagaaatgtgagggatgtactcacttttgtgatacactgtatgacaGGCAGACACGCTAACGAAGCATGATGCCGccctcccccccccctttttttttttttttacaatttccatccatccatccatccatccatccatccatccatccatccatccatccatccatccatccatccatccatccatccatccatccatccatccatccatccatccatcatctacctcTTAATCCGGGCTTGGGTCACGGgatagcagctttagcagggaaaccCAGActcccctctccccagccacttcaaccagctcctcgggcgggatcccaaggcgttcccaggccagccaagagacatagtctctccagcatgtcctgggtcgtgcccggggcctcccgccagtgggagatgcccggaacacctctccaggaggtgtccaggaggcatccgaaccagatgcccgagccacctcaaatgGCTCCTCTTAACGTGGAGGAATAGTGGTTCAACACCgaatccctcccggatgaccgagcttctcacccgatctctcAGGGAGAGCCCGGAAAACCTGCAgacgaaactcatttcggcagcTTATATccgcgatcttgttctttcggacatgacccacagctcgggaccataggtgagggtaagaacgtagatcgactggtaaatcgagagcttcatcTTTTGGCTCAGCAAAAGActcaagtttcccttgcccggacgcaggTTAccagggcccccctctggagccaggcctggagttgGGGCTCGAAGATGAGCGTCTGATGGCCGCGCCTGTACCCATGGAGCCCGGCCGGGCgttgcccgaaaaggcaacctgGGTTCCCCtttccatgggctcaccacctgtgggaggggcctaagggtcgggtgcgtagggagcagtgttgttttcgtcaacgatgacgataacgaaaatatttcgtcaacgaacaattttttcatgacgacgacGTCATGATGACACGCCGtaaatgtgtcttgggagacaaaataatattaattttaattaattttatttgtagagcgcttttaccaatgctcaaagacgctttacagtaggaacaaaaacagcaaacaatgtgaacagaacaaaacaaagaaaataattataagttaaaagctagttttaaaaaggtgagtttttaacagttttttgaatgtgggaaggtctGAACAGGTACAGATGGGTTTAGGGAGTAagttccaaagggagggggcAGCAACGGAGAAGGTTCTGTCCCCCCAAGTTCGGTGTGTCCTTTGTTTGGGCGGTGCGAGGATGTTTCCATTAGAAGAGCGGTGACGAGAGGGGGTGTGGGGACTGAGAAGGTCTGtgaggtagggaggggccaagttattgagtgctttgtaagtACTCAATaacgagactaaaacataacgagacggatgccagttgtcgcctGACGACACGAAAaccagatgaaaattcgccatagtttccgtcataaatctacaatgtgtgatattttcttattgtatgtgtagttagaacgTATTTAGAGGCGTTTggccgtgtcactcatgtaaTGTGCAGCGCGCCGCCCCCCCGCCCGTCGGTTTAAGCGTGTgtccattccaggctccttttgtgaaacgtgtcaggtgctgcttggtacattttgttttcttatcttggctatgcaATGTTgcattagcctttaaaggtctgtgctgagtgatcattatacactaaactaagttgtggcattagcatagcgtttgtGCTAGCATAGCGTTGCGctcgcattagcatttagcgcggtgactcggtgtcttcttaaactcttggaaaacatttcacATACAGTTCGTAGCGGCCAGGTGAGTttatttaattgcaaataatgtgctgttttcctgcttagTGTGTATTATAATCATGAAaacggtgatgtccttgtagactctgcaGTTAtctgctcgtctgtcatgttcattcgaaaattgttggaaaccttttatttttttatttatttattcatggaataaaacttttgaagcTTATAGacggaaacattttgaaaattgtcaactaaaactacaaAAGgaaattcgtctgagttttgctGACTAAAACTTGATGAAGATGaacccattttgaaatgactaaaatatcactaaaactaataagtatttttgtccaaaagactaagactaagacaaaaattaaaatggctaccaaaaacaacactggtagggagttgggcgggagCCAAAGgctgggccttggcggtccgacccccagctacaGAAGCTAACTACAATTTCTGTATATACTAAAATGTTGCAATCATGCAGCTTTTATCATTTTGTTTGCCAAGTTACATAAAACATCGAAACAGGTTAATTTTAAtctttgagaaaaaaacaaataaatgtaacTAAATGCCGCCCAGAGTGAGCAGCATTTACCTTCCTCTTtgacaaatgacaaaaaaataaaaataaaaaatatgcatAAGACcaaaacacaaaggcatgaatgtgaacatactgtatttgtaaacacgtatttgttattttgttattcagGTCCTTGAATGATCTCTAAGAGTTTATTTAAGAAGTTGTATAAGCGTATAATATCATTTTTTCTGGTCTAGTATTTTGTGCAAGGATTCATGCACATGTTGTTGGAGAACATttaaggaaaataaaaatcataatttgtgcatgaaatgTTTAAATGGAGATCATATGGAGTTCATCTGTACAAGTGGTTAATTTTACTTCAAAACCGAATGAGTATCCCTAACTTTTGgtgagtactgtattttcctCCTGAGCAGCAGTAAAGAGTAACATATGATTTACAGAatataccagctttcaatttagccATTTATAGATGAATTAGAGCAACAAATGACTGAACCATAAAACAGAATGTGTTTTCATCTTCTGTACCACGTGGTTCAGCGTGACGTTTACTTGAACAATGCTAGAATAGACGTGCTTTCCAAACTCGGGCACTTGACCTTCCAATGTTTCCTCATGTGGACCACTATACGGGCAAACACGGGctagaagtttgtgctaaactcGAGATCTCAAAGCGGTCACATGCTGCCACAAACCAGGCACGGGATGCGGCTTATCCGGGGCAGCAACTCGCCAGAGCGCACAGGAATGAACATCACAGGATAGATCTGACCGCGAGGCTCCTATAGGAGAACGGgagacaaagaaaaaaagagctcattccatatattttttttctttttttttcttttaacacaatatgtacattattaacatttttcctTTCATAGAcagagaaaataaatgaatacatgaataaaattcaaataaaactaaaactatGTATCTAAGTATGCATGATATAtgctaaataattaaataatgttGCATGAGCTTCAGGACAAGGTTTGCGTTTTTGGTTTGTTATCTTATTCAGTGATGTGAAATATAAGAACTTCAATCAGGAATGATTTAAAATTCGGCTTTGCGTTTTGAATTTTAGATTTGTGAATATGAAATTTTCCCttaatatagacaagtttcttgagcgaaacatgggtggcgccatcttggaaaatttctgcttcaAATTTCCGTTTTAGAAAAAACCTCAAGAATTAAGGTTGAAGTTGAAGCAGTCCTTTGACGAAGTTAAAAatgcaaaatcaagccagaagaacccacggaatctccaaaaatggattcagcacgacatagatgagacgtagatgagattgtatgattgttgttatcacttcgttgatcattcgtggacataaTTAGAACAatttgtcagcctgtgttgacatgaggtatagattgatacaccggccacttgagtgaccaaaatgaggtaaaTTTACAAATTATactacatttgccgaatgcagaagggctgacacggattttgttgttacaaggaagtaTTTCAACGTTTGTATATATAAACTAAAACtactatgtcattctttttttattgcagatattgattgcaataaaacagttggacaacatgattccatttcttgttttatttaaaacgattggtgcacgcgcaaaacaggtcaataaatcacaatttatcaaattattagaaaaaatgGCGTAGgaaaatgtgatatcagacagcagtttgagagcctcgccaaactttgacCCGGCATTATGCAGACCCTTGGCGGCCTCCAGACGGGTTTTCTCCcactgtcctcggtaattccagctccaatagcatatcttgaagttgctgcagttaaaaagctcgtagttggatctcaggATCGAGCTGATGGTCTGCTGTGAGCTAAGCCACCGCCTAGAGGCCCAGCCTCTCAGCCACCCCCGGGTAGAacgacgtagtctcgatatatgtccatcaatatacagtaagtgttgttgtgaggcacatcaacttatcttcccttgcctaacagcgttttctacctgtaaacaaacaaacaaaaaaacttgctttatgcgttgacataattgtgccatctacacgtactgatttgcaacaggctagcagcagatacagtgGTTGTAGTAATTAATGTTAAAGATCATCATTATTACAATCattatcgtaataacaatatcaaaggaaaCAAGTCGCAAagggaaaaattggtaaaaagtaactaataaattacttttaaagtaacttagttactttgataataaagtaatcagtaaagtaactaaattagttttttgaggtgtaatcagtaattacattactttttcaagtaatctgtgacaacactggtcgtcAGCTACAGTAGTTGAGTCAATCATTCTATACATATCAACCCCGGGAAAGTTAATTTCATGATGCAggttttacagtttttctcagcCGCTCTGGTACACAATTATCCTCGCAATTTAGATAACAATTTGTATGTCTCA encodes:
- the tyr gene encoding tyrosinase, which translates into the protein MRCLFPATLVLQFLGSCFCQFPRPCANTEGLRTKECCPVWDGDGSACGALSGRGFCTEVDVSNEPDGPQYPHSGIDDRERWPLAFYNRTCRCAGNYGGFNCGECKFGYWGANCAEYRESVRRSILTLSAAEQQKFISYLNLAKNTISPDYVISTATRAEMGENGENPMFSDINTYDLFVWMHYYVSRDAFLGGPGNVWTDIDFAHESAAFLPWHRVYLLHWENEIRKLTGDFNFTIPYWDWRDAEACEVCTDSLMGGRSPFNPNLISPASVFSSWKVICTQPEEYNSREALCNGTGEGPLLRNPGNHDRNRVQRLPTSADVEFTVGLREYETGSMDRFANMSFRNVLEGFASPATGMAVQGQSTMHNALHVFMNGSMSSVQGSANDPIFLLHHAFIDSIFERWLRTHQPTRTFYPFANAPIGHNDGYYMVPFLPLYRNGDNFLSIKTMGYEYAYLLDPGQRFVEEILTPYLQQAQEIWQWLLGAAILGGLITAVTAVVVVIARRKWRRNQRKKRASIFGERQPLLQSSSEEGSASYQTTL